In the genome of Colletes latitarsis isolate SP2378_abdomen chromosome 9, iyColLati1, whole genome shotgun sequence, one region contains:
- the LOC143345643 gene encoding uncharacterized protein LOC143345643, whose product MAVAKETMWTEADEHIETMCEITYRLSKLGTNLRKTGRANYSVRLLEEKLDFAKTQWKELNDRYTAVRKLLKPAQRQNYDFFKQNIIVAAENDFHEYMDLVSTEIDRLTTDKRPAVSVEPCNVPIELPKQRIPKFGGDPREWEHFEDLFTAGVINNAALGDIQRLYFLNACLEGPAAAIVASLPVVGRNFTEAWTRLKTEFGLPRIVTGKLLDKLLYLKPIDMNDLSSMQQVTVGCTQAIAVLDTKGTPEQQRDWLLAHWVKQHFTPEMELEWQKTLDLSPDYPTFEDVRKFVDKRSRALLSMNEERRKAALGLPTKSTRNRSAAWEVSAASKNVRSHNVVMENVQAEQPRRTGSDNVRQVGTTPTQLCGFCNGPHSLPNCRNFAILTAKMRSQYVKGRRWCIQCLGTTHTVTKCKNSTACTTCGGMHHSLLHFEVKREAQPTKPLPKSEVGNREERRLNDQSRRSTKSRPKPNTSASAKTTPASTSHCTALGTGAPRPVLLATARVKVFGKNGTTRIARALLDQGSETSFISASLVNDLKLARRKTPATVTGLGGDRTRSIKYSVGMSLGAKDGEKPMCVADAYVVPQITTYATPSVGTLEYEAFLELPLADPDPASDQTIEILIGADLYAQIMRAGFRRINDAGPIAQETAFGWVISGPTNAASGAQNTVQSLHCTVLESLDQAVRKFWEMEEIPATSTHTKAEEECEAFFQKTVTRDETGRFVVRLPLNCPRPEEALGNSFHIALSALTRLRKKLDTNPTLGKEYAEFLTEYESLGHMSRIEPIDQTRLYIPHRAVIRTDSATTKLRVVFNATSRTVGGRSLNDILHTKRHSRVRKTIDTTMVLSHTFYKSQLRDTDRGVSYPTIPSRIEEGSDSPIPRDPRL is encoded by the exons ATGGCCGTGGCTAAAGAAACCATGTGGACGGAAGCTGATGAGCACATAGAGACCATGTGCGAAATCACCTACCGCCTAAGCAAATTGGGTACTAACCTGAGAAAAACTGGCAGAGCGAATTACTCGGTGAGACTTCTCGAGGAAAAGCTCGATTTTGCCAAAACACAATGGAAGGAGTTAAACGATCGGTATACGGCAGTGCGCAAGCTCTTAAAGCCGGCGCAAAGACAAAACTACGATTTCTTTAAACAGAATATTATCGTAGCCGCCGAAAACGATTTCCACGAATACATGGATCTCGTAAGCACGGAAATCGACCGACTCACCACTGACAAAAGACCAGCGGTGTCGGTCGAACCATGCAACGTACCGATCGAGCTCCCCAAGCAGCGAATAcccaaattcggaggtgatcctCGAGAGTGGGAACACTTTGAGGATCTGTTTACCGCCGGGGTAATTAACAATGCTGCGTTGGGAGACATCCAACGATTGTATTTTCTGAATGCCTGCCTTGAGGGGCCGGCTGCAGCAATCGTTGCTTCCCTTCCAGTCGTGGGTCGCAACTTCACGGAAGCGTGGACGAGGCTGAAGACCGAATTCGGCCTCCCACGCATAGTCACTGGGAAACTACTGGACAAGCTTCTATATCTGAAGCCCATCGATATGAACGACTTGTCCAGCATGCAACAAGTGACCGTGGGTTGCACCCAAGCAATCGCTGTTCTGGATACAAAGGGCACACCAGAACAGCAACGAGACTGGCTGCTCGCTCATTGGGTGAAGCAACACTTCACCCCCGAAATGGAGCTGGAATGGCAAAAAACGCTAGACCTCTCGCCCGATtatcctacgttcgaggacgtaaggaAATTCGTGGACAAACGGTCACGTGCCTTGCTCTCCATGAACGAGGAGCGCAGAAAAGCTGCCTTGGGGCTTCCAACAAAATCCACGCGTAATCGAAGCGCGGCGTGGGAAGTCAGCGCCGCCTCGAAGAACGTGAGAAGCCATAACGTTGTCATGGAAAACGTCCAGGCTGAACAGCCACGACGAACGGGTTCCGATAACGTCAGGCAGGTTGGAACAACGCCCACTCAATTGTGCGGATTCTGTAACGGGCCGCACAGTTTGCCGAACTGCCGAAATTTTGCAATattgactgcaaaaatgcgcagtcaGTATGTGAAAGGTCGCCGGTGGTGCATCCAGTGCCTGGGCACCACTCATACGGTGACCAAATGCAAAAACTCCACGGCATGTACGACGTGCGGCGGGATGCACCATTCCCTGCTGCACTTCGAGGTAAAACGGGAAGCTCAACCGACTAAGCCGTTACCAAAAAGTGAGGTCGGCAACCGGGAAGAGCGGCGTCTTAATGACCAATCCCGTCGGTCTACGAAATCGAGGCCGAAACCCAACACTTCGGCGAGTGCTAAAACAACGCCCGCCTCcacgtcgcactgtaccgctCTTGGTACAGGCGCACCGAGGCCAGTGCTATTAGCGACCGCCCGAGTTAAAGTGTTCGGCAAAAATGGCAcgacgcgaatcgcgcgcgccctACTCGATCAAGGATCGGAAACGTCCTTCATAtccgcgagtttggtgaatgacctcaaactcgCGCGGAGGAAAACCCCAGCTACGGTGACGGGCCTAGGGGGTGACCGAACCCGATCGATAAAGTACAGTGTCGGAATGAGTCTCGGCGCAAAAGACGGTGAGAAACCGATGTGTGTGGCTGATGCGTACGTCGTGCCTCAAATCACGACCTACGCGACTCCATCGGTAGGAACGCTCGAATACGAAGCGTTCCTGGAATTACCGCTTGCCGACCCCGACCCCGCATCGGATCAAAccattgaaattttgatcggtGCGGACTTATACGCACAGATTATGCGAGCGGGATTCCGTCGCATAAACGATGCAGGTCCCATtgcacaagaaactgcattcggcTGGGTGATATCCGGGCCGACAAACGCAGCAAGTGGTGCGCAGAACACGGTGCAGTCGCTGCACtgcaccgtactcgaatcgctggatcaagcggTTCGAAAGTTCTGGGAAATGGAAGAAATTCCCGCAACCTCCACGCATACCAAAGCAGAAGAGGAGTGCGAAGCATTCTTTCAAAAAACCGTTACCCGTGACGAAACTGGGCGGTTTGTAGTCCGACTCCCCCTCaattgcccgagaccggaagaagcgttgggaaattcCTTCCATATCGCGCTTTCCGCTCTCACAAGGCTGAGGAAGAAACTGGACACGAATCCGACTCTCGGTAAAGAATACGCAGAGTTTCTAACGGAATACGAGTCTTTAGGTCATATGTCGCGTATCGAACCTATTGACCAAACTAGACTTTACATTCCGCACCGAGCGGTCATTCGCACGGACAGCGCGACCACCAAATTGCGGGTCGTCTTTAATGCGACCAGCAGGACAGTGGGTGGAcgctccctaaacgacatcctacac ACAAAGAGACACAGTAGAGTGAGAAAGACCATCGACACAACCATGGTGTTGTCTCACACGTTCTACAAGTCTCAGCTGAGGGATACGGACAGAGGGGTATCATACCCTACCATCCCGTCAAGAATTGAGGAAGGGAGCGATTCCCCGATTCCCCGGGATCCACGGctttaa